From the Streptomyces sp. Tu 2975 genome, one window contains:
- a CDS encoding endo-beta-N-acetylglucosaminidase, whose translation MAPHPSRRAVLMASAAAALAPVLAPGTAEAAKRNALGAPYASYWYPDSLPSGSPGEGITWRSLKTWRAEDDADLPFNRAAVPLARRFTPTPVNDTARAGQARIQSLVSFAPTASNPSQGGSTADFYATTHWGYVDELVFWGGSSGEGLILAPNAPVVDAAHRHGVPVLGNVFLPPVAYGGDLRWTRDLVQKDSFGRFPLAAQLVAVAVAYGFDGWFVNAETGGGDSALAADMRGFLARLRSLGTAKGLRVTWYDSMTVSGSVSWQGALNERNRPFFEAADSMFVDFRWSRSTLASSGQLAGGLGRSRYELWAGVDVEASGWNKSVDWDAIIPGSGDDIVSLGLYRPEWTRNHLPAGRTPEQFHAADDHFWSGRSLDPSRPDTSDAWRAPALAVADRSTVSGLPFATVFNTGHGLRWYADGKAVTDAGWNHLGLQDRMPSRQWVVRTEGSRPRVAFDFADAWHGGSSLLVDGSPDAPVTVDLYATRLPLGPDTVVEFTHRADAGRVTVELAVATAEPAAPGEPHPYTYLPLGAAEDGWTTRTVRLSGLTGTVHALGVRLTGDAGPLRWRLGALAVHDGGEQTPAAPAALRITDATDEGMRFVWQAAPGAVRHYTLHRLLPDGTRHFLGATCQRAFFARDLRPEPGERSARFEVCAVGELYTTSAPATAVRPW comes from the coding sequence ATGGCCCCCCACCCCAGCAGACGAGCCGTCCTCATGGCATCCGCCGCGGCCGCCCTCGCCCCAGTCCTCGCGCCGGGCACGGCCGAGGCGGCGAAGCGGAACGCGCTCGGCGCGCCGTACGCCTCCTACTGGTACCCGGACTCGTTGCCCTCCGGCAGCCCCGGGGAGGGCATCACCTGGCGCAGCCTGAAGACCTGGCGCGCGGAGGACGACGCCGACCTCCCGTTCAACCGGGCGGCGGTCCCCCTCGCGCGCCGGTTCACCCCGACCCCCGTCAACGACACGGCCCGCGCGGGCCAGGCCCGGATCCAGTCCCTCGTCTCCTTCGCGCCCACGGCCTCGAACCCCTCCCAGGGCGGATCCACCGCCGACTTCTACGCCACCACCCACTGGGGGTACGTCGACGAACTGGTCTTCTGGGGCGGCTCCTCGGGCGAGGGCCTGATCCTCGCGCCCAACGCCCCCGTCGTCGACGCCGCCCACCGCCACGGTGTGCCGGTGCTCGGCAACGTCTTCCTTCCGCCGGTGGCCTACGGCGGCGATCTGCGCTGGACCCGGGACCTCGTGCAGAAGGACTCCTTCGGCCGCTTCCCGCTCGCCGCGCAACTCGTCGCCGTCGCCGTCGCGTACGGCTTCGACGGCTGGTTCGTCAACGCGGAGACCGGCGGTGGCGACAGCGCCCTCGCCGCCGACATGCGCGGATTCCTCGCGCGACTGCGGAGTCTCGGTACGGCGAAGGGCCTGCGTGTCACCTGGTACGACTCGATGACCGTGAGCGGCTCCGTGAGCTGGCAGGGTGCGCTCAACGAGCGCAACCGTCCCTTCTTCGAAGCGGCGGACTCCATGTTCGTCGACTTCCGCTGGTCGCGCTCCACCCTCGCCTCCTCCGGGCAGCTCGCCGGCGGACTCGGGCGCAGCCGGTACGAGTTGTGGGCCGGGGTCGACGTGGAGGCGAGCGGCTGGAACAAGTCCGTCGACTGGGACGCCATCATTCCCGGCAGCGGCGACGACATCGTCTCGCTGGGCCTCTACCGCCCGGAATGGACCCGCAACCACCTGCCCGCGGGTCGCACGCCGGAACAGTTCCACGCAGCCGACGACCACTTCTGGAGCGGCAGGTCGCTCGACCCCTCGCGACCCGACACCTCCGACGCCTGGCGTGCCCCGGCGCTCGCCGTGGCCGACCGCTCCACCGTCTCCGGCCTGCCCTTCGCGACCGTCTTCAACACCGGCCACGGACTGCGCTGGTACGCGGACGGCAAGGCGGTGACCGACGCCGGATGGAACCACCTCGGGCTCCAGGACCGGATGCCCTCACGCCAATGGGTCGTGCGGACCGAGGGCAGCCGGCCCCGGGTCGCCTTCGACTTCGCCGACGCCTGGCACGGCGGCAGCAGCCTCCTCGTCGACGGTTCCCCCGATGCCCCCGTCACCGTCGACCTGTACGCCACCCGGCTGCCGCTCGGGCCGGACACGGTCGTCGAGTTCACCCACCGGGCCGACGCGGGCCGGGTCACCGTCGAACTCGCGGTCGCCACCGCGGAACCCGCCGCACCCGGCGAACCCCACCCGTACACCTACCTCCCTCTCGGGGCGGCCGAGGACGGGTGGACCACCCGGACCGTGCGGCTGAGCGGCCTGACCGGGACCGTGCACGCCCTCGGCGTCCGGCTCACCGGTGACGCCGGCCCCCTGCGGTGGCGCCTCGGCGCGCTCGCGGTGCACGACGGCGGCGAGCAGACACCGGCCGCACCCGCAGCGCTGCGGATCACCGACGCGACGGACGAGGGCATGCGGTTCGTCTGGCAGGCCGCGCCCGGCGCAGTACGCCACTACACCCTGCACCGGCTGTTGCCCGACGGCACACGGCATTTCCTCGGCGCCACCTGCCAGCGCGCCTTCTTCGCCCGTGACCTGCGGCCCGAACCGGGCGAGCGATCGGCCCGGTTCGAAGTGTGCGCGGTGGGGGAGCTCTACACCACGTCCGCCCCCGCGACCGCCGTCCGTCC
- a CDS encoding sugar ABC transporter permease, with the protein MKTSTASGPITSDPAPAGPRIHGPRPGRGSEGRRPHRGIRRHLPYSPWLFAAPGLLVVGAFSLYPFLSTLVNAFTDRRTLVPGEFVGLANFRELLDDEMFWIGLRNSSLYVLGVVPALVILPLLLAMLVQRRIPGITFFRSAFYTPVVASIVVVGLIWVWMLDDRGLVNSVLEAVGVGRVGFLSDQWLLLLSAMGVTVWKGLGYYMIIYLAALANVPRELHEAAAVDGAGPVRRFFTVTVPAVRSTMVLVGALSSVAAFKVFSEVYLMAGPSGGPAGEDTTLVMLVQRVGTGLSGRVGYASALSVVVFVVTVALMLLVLRADRKEDA; encoded by the coding sequence ATGAAGACGTCCACCGCCTCCGGCCCGATCACCTCCGACCCCGCCCCGGCGGGACCGCGGATCCACGGCCCCCGCCCCGGACGGGGCTCCGAGGGGCGCCGCCCGCACCGCGGCATCCGGCGTCATCTGCCGTACAGCCCCTGGCTGTTCGCGGCACCCGGACTGCTCGTCGTCGGCGCGTTCAGCCTGTACCCGTTCCTGAGTACCCTCGTCAACGCGTTCACCGACCGCCGCACCCTCGTCCCCGGCGAGTTCGTGGGCCTGGCGAACTTCCGCGAGCTGCTCGACGACGAGATGTTCTGGATCGGGCTGCGCAACAGCAGCCTGTACGTGCTCGGAGTCGTCCCCGCGCTGGTGATCCTGCCGCTGCTGCTGGCCATGCTCGTCCAGCGCCGGATCCCGGGCATCACCTTCTTCCGCTCCGCCTTCTACACCCCGGTCGTCGCCTCGATCGTCGTGGTGGGACTGATCTGGGTCTGGATGCTCGACGACCGGGGGCTGGTCAACTCGGTGCTGGAGGCGGTGGGAGTCGGCCGCGTCGGATTCCTGAGCGACCAGTGGCTCCTGCTGCTGAGCGCGATGGGCGTCACGGTGTGGAAGGGCCTCGGCTACTACATGATCATCTATCTGGCGGCGCTGGCGAACGTACCGCGCGAACTGCACGAGGCCGCCGCCGTCGACGGCGCCGGGCCGGTACGCCGGTTCTTCACCGTCACCGTCCCCGCCGTCCGCTCCACCATGGTCCTCGTCGGCGCCCTGTCCTCGGTCGCCGCGTTCAAGGTGTTCTCCGAGGTCTATCTGATGGCAGGTCCCTCCGGCGGTCCGGCAGGCGAGGACACCACGCTGGTGATGCTCGTTCAGCGCGTCGGCACCGGCCTCTCGGGCCGCGTCGGCTACGCATCCGCCCTCTCCGTCGTCGTCTTCGTCGTCACCGTCGCGCTGATGCTGCTCGTGCTGCGCGCCGACCGCAAGGAGGACGCGTGA
- a CDS encoding carbohydrate ABC transporter permease → MSVINVTDADGKRIPATRLALRYALLLAVLALTVGPFLWQLSTSLKGPHEDIFSSPPKFLPGEPTLDNYTRVAQTIPVWDYALNSLKVATANVVTNCVGAALAGYALARMRYRGRRAATLAFILAMLVPVEGIIIAQFTTMRDLGLNNTLLGVLLPGSIGAMNVLLMRNAFLNLPEEVEEAAYVDGANVWQRFLRIALPSVKGTLAVVAIFAFMGAWDDFLWPLIVLSDPENFTLTIGLNYLHGTFANDERLVAAGTIIAVLPLIVLFACLQRFFFRGVGEGAVKG, encoded by the coding sequence GTGAGCGTCATCAACGTCACCGACGCCGACGGCAAACGGATCCCCGCCACCCGGCTCGCACTGCGTTACGCGCTGCTCCTCGCCGTGCTCGCGCTGACCGTCGGCCCGTTCCTGTGGCAGCTGTCCACCTCGCTCAAGGGCCCGCACGAGGACATCTTCAGCTCCCCGCCGAAGTTCCTCCCCGGCGAGCCGACCCTCGACAACTACACACGCGTCGCGCAGACCATCCCCGTCTGGGACTACGCGCTCAACTCGCTGAAGGTCGCCACCGCCAACGTCGTCACCAACTGCGTGGGAGCCGCCCTCGCCGGCTACGCGCTCGCCCGGATGCGCTACCGGGGCCGCAGGGCCGCCACGCTGGCCTTCATCCTCGCCATGCTCGTCCCCGTCGAGGGCATCATCATCGCCCAGTTCACCACCATGCGGGACCTCGGCCTCAACAACACGCTCCTCGGAGTGCTGCTGCCCGGCTCCATCGGGGCCATGAACGTGCTGTTGATGCGCAACGCCTTCCTGAACCTGCCCGAAGAGGTCGAGGAGGCGGCATACGTGGACGGGGCGAACGTCTGGCAACGGTTCCTGCGCATCGCCCTGCCCTCGGTCAAAGGCACCCTCGCCGTCGTCGCGATCTTCGCGTTCATGGGTGCCTGGGACGACTTCCTGTGGCCGCTGATCGTGCTCAGCGACCCGGAGAACTTCACCCTCACCATCGGCCTCAACTACCTCCACGGCACCTTCGCCAACGACGAACGCCTGGTCGCCGCGGGCACGATCATCGCCGTGCTCCCGCTGATCGTCCTCTTCGCCTGCCTCCAGCGGTTCTTCTTCCGCGGCGTCGGCGAAGGCGCAGTCAAGGGCTGA
- a CDS encoding glycosyl hydrolase: protein MSSAPPRFGANYTPSRGWFHHWLDFDIDDVRADLDSIAGLGLDHIRVFPLWPLFQPNRTLVRPRAVEQLVQLADAAAQRGLDVNVDGLQGHLSSFDFLPAWTRTWHRRNIFTDPDVVAGQAEYLRTLAAALADRPNFIGMTIGNEIAQFAAEPHPDPDRITPAQAGDWLDRLLAACEEGAPGRMHLHAEYDASWYQDDQPFTPAHAARTGAVTAVHSWVFNGTAQRHGATATATEHHAAYLVELSKAWALEPHRPVWLQEVGAPAPHIPPEHAAAFTAATVANALDCPDLWGVTWWCSHDVSRSLADFPELEYSLGLLTNDRRVKPAGRAVARIAEERRGREHRPAPRTCALVVDAGDDERAPRRSVCAPGGPVFEAFARLTADGARPTTVLASRADDQDHLAARGITEVLTPEQAGLPRGPIARTAP from the coding sequence ATGAGCTCTGCCCCGCCGCGCTTCGGCGCCAACTACACGCCCAGCCGAGGCTGGTTCCACCACTGGCTGGACTTCGACATCGACGACGTGCGCGCCGACCTCGACTCGATCGCCGGCCTGGGCCTGGACCACATCCGGGTCTTCCCGCTCTGGCCCCTGTTCCAGCCCAACCGCACCCTCGTCCGACCCCGCGCCGTCGAACAGCTTGTGCAGCTCGCCGACGCCGCGGCCCAGCGGGGCCTGGACGTCAACGTCGACGGCCTCCAGGGCCATCTCTCCAGCTTCGACTTCCTGCCCGCCTGGACGCGGACCTGGCACCGGCGGAACATCTTCACCGACCCGGACGTCGTCGCCGGACAGGCCGAGTACCTCAGGACCCTGGCCGCGGCCCTCGCCGACCGGCCCAACTTCATCGGCATGACCATCGGCAACGAGATCGCGCAGTTCGCCGCGGAACCGCACCCCGATCCCGACCGCATCACCCCCGCCCAGGCCGGCGACTGGCTCGACCGCCTGCTGGCCGCCTGCGAGGAGGGCGCGCCCGGCCGGATGCACCTCCATGCCGAGTACGACGCCTCCTGGTACCAGGACGACCAGCCCTTCACCCCCGCCCACGCCGCCCGGACCGGCGCGGTCACCGCCGTGCACTCCTGGGTGTTCAACGGCACCGCGCAGCGGCACGGCGCCACCGCCACGGCCACCGAGCACCACGCCGCCTACCTCGTCGAACTGTCGAAGGCCTGGGCGCTGGAGCCGCACCGCCCGGTGTGGCTCCAGGAGGTCGGTGCGCCCGCGCCGCACATCCCGCCCGAGCACGCCGCCGCGTTCACCGCCGCCACCGTGGCGAACGCCCTCGACTGCCCGGACCTGTGGGGTGTCACCTGGTGGTGCTCCCACGACGTGTCCCGCTCGCTCGCCGACTTCCCCGAACTCGAGTACAGCCTCGGCCTGCTGACCAACGACCGCCGCGTCAAACCCGCAGGGCGGGCCGTCGCCCGGATCGCCGAGGAACGGCGTGGCCGCGAGCATCGGCCGGCCCCGCGCACCTGTGCCCTCGTCGTCGACGCAGGTGACGACGAGAGGGCGCCCCGGCGTTCGGTCTGCGCCCCCGGCGGCCCCGTCTTCGAGGCCTTCGCCCGGCTCACCGCCGACGGCGCCCGGCCCACCACCGTCCTCGCGAGCCGTGCCGATGACCAGGACCACCTCGCCGCCCGCGGCATTACCGAGGTCCTCACCCCCGAACAGGCCGGTCTCCCCCGGGGACCGATCGCCCGCACCGCACCGTAA